TGTATTTAGATTAGCTTTAATATTGGTATTTTTCACCTTGTCTTGGATACACCCAAAGCTCTTGAACTCTTCCAACGAAACAACAACCTCATTACCCAACCAAATAAAAATTCTATTCCATACCGCATTTGAAACGTGGCATTGGTAGAAAAGATGCTCCAAGGATTCCGGATGGCTATTGCAAAAAGAACAATCAATGGAAGGAAAGTTAGACACACCTCTATTTGCTAGAAGAACTTTTAACGGTAGTCTTTTTatgaaaaatctccaagaaaaaatcttgatttttgccGGAATGGTTGTCTTCCAAATAACATCCAACAACATGATGGTTGGAATTGGCCAAGCTAGGTTCTTTGCATTAGACACCAAATGCGATACACTAGACACCGAGAAAGTTCCGTTAGAGGTTAAATTCCATTGGAATTCATCCGTTGCCGAATTATCCAACACCACTCCATCTAGAAGCTCCTTTAAATCCCTCAATTCATTCCCAAGAACCGAGCCCGAGCCAAGAATATTAAAAGAAGAAAAGTTCGGAACCGGAGTAGTCAAAAGATCATTACCAAAAATAGCTTCCAAGTTCCAAGAAATGGCACCGTTGTTCCAAATGATAAGATCGCCCACCGCACCTAGTTTATTGGTTGTCCGTTCAAACAAATACGGAAAGGAAGCTCGGAGAGTTTGATCacccaaccaacaactatgccaaaagGGAATGTTATTACCATTCTTTAACTCACATTTTACCCAATTGGTAAAACCATCTTCCGATTCATCCTCTTTGAAATCGTTAAGAATTATGTCTCTCCACCATCTAGAATCATCCCGGTTTAAAGAGTCCTTGCAAGAAGCTAACACTTTAAGTTTCGGGTTAAGGTATCTCAAAATTAAAATTCGACTCCATATAGCCTTGTCTTccttcaaaattctccacttccatttaagaAGAAGAGATTTGTTCATTTCTCCCACATCTCTTAAACCTAACCCTCCTTTCCCTTTTGCCTTGCAAACATTCTCCCACTTTACCCAATGAATGCATCTTGTTTTCATATTCCCACACCACAAAAAGTTGCTAAGAATACCTCTtatttcatgaacaattttactCGGAGCTTTATAGAAAGATAGAGTAAAGATAGGGATAGCGTTAAGAACGGATCCAATGAGAGTCACCCTTCCACCAATGGATATGTTTCTACCTTTCCATTTTGAAAGTCTTGATTTGATGTTGTCAACCACTTCCTTCCACACCCTTTTCTTGTTAGCCCCCTCGCCCACCCAAATACCAAGGAATTTAAACGGAAAGGATCCTTTTTTGCAAACGAGGAATGTTGTGGCCGATTTAAAAAACCAATCTCCTATGTGAGTTCCGAAGAGATTACTTTTATGGAAATTGATTTTCAAACCGGAGACAAACTCAaaacctctcaacaacactttCAAGCTCCAAAGATTATCATAAGTGGGTTCGCCTATAATGatggtatcatccgcaaattgaaggatgtCCACAAAGTCATTTTCTCCGTACTTGAAAGGCTTAAAGTCTCCCACCTCCACCGATTTCTTAGTTAAAGCGGTTAAACCTTCCATAGCAAGCACAAATAAAAAAGGAGATAAAGGATCACCTTGGCGTAATCCTCTTTGAACCTTGAAGTCTTTTGTTGCACTACCGTTGACCAACACGGACATGTAACTAGTAAAAATGCAAgactccatccatttcatccatctttTGCCAAATCCCATTGTCACCAAAATCCACCTAAGATAATTCCAAGAAATCGAATCATACGCCTTTTCGAAATCTACTTTGAGTAATAAGCaccccttctttttctttttagccCAATCAAGAATCTCATTAACCATTAAGACCCCGTCCATCATGCTtctacccggaacaaaagcgGTTTGGTTGGAAGAGACCAACTTGTCCACTACTCCTCTCAATCTTGCCGCTAACATCTTAGCAATAATCTTATAAATGCTCCCCACTAAACAAATGGGACGGTATTCAAACAAATCTTGCGGATTCTTCTTTTTAGGTATAAGAGCGAGAAAAGAAGAAGTAATGGATTTTACAAGAGTACCTTTAAGGTAGAAATCATTGCAACACTTCATCAAATCTACTTTGAGGAGAAGCCAAAACCTTTTGTAAAACTCCAATGAGAATCCGTCCGGCCCCGGGCTTTTGTTACCATCGCACGACCAAATGGCTTCCTTCACTTCACCTTCGGAGAAAGGTTTCTCAAGGTCCAAAGAATCATCATAAGATAGAGAATTCAAATCGATCCCGGTTGGCTCCGGCCTTAAGATGGTTTCTtctttaaagaaattttcaaaatgtttgaaagtGAACTCTTTTATTTCATCGACCCCTTCCATTCTTCCCTCTAAAGTCTCAATGGAGCAAATagaattccttcttcttctttcttttagaGAGTTGTGAAAGTATCTAGTATTATGATCTCCTTCGGAAAGCCAAAGTTGCCTCGACTTTAATCTTAGAAGTCCTTCTCTCTTGTTAATGTTATCCCAAAAATCCTCCACCACTTTTATTCTTTCCATGACCACTTCTTCCGGAACGTcacctgcaaaatgaacaaactTGTTATCTAAAGAGTGCATCTTTTTTCCATCTATGTCTATTTTTAGGTCTATCCACCCATAGACCGTTTTGTTCCACCAAGAGATCCGGTTTTTGAGAATTTTCATCTTTTCGACCATGCAATAGTCACCCCTCCCTTTGACATCAATCTTTCCCCACTCCTCCTTCACGAAATTATCGAACTCCTCATGTTTGAACCAcatattattgaatttaaacggtTTAGGGCCCCAATCCTTTCTATTATCTTTCAACCAAATTGGGGCATGGTCGGACACATCCCTCTCACCAATGTGTTGACCATCCACTTTCCAATCTTCAACAAAACTTTCCGATAGAAGGAATCTATCTAGCCTACTCATAGTCTTGCCATTACTTTTCATCCAAGTAAACTTGCCTCCTATAGTAGGTAGATCCACCAACTCCATATCCTCTATGAACTCTTTGAAAATCATTATCTCCCTCCTATAGCTTCGAGATGACGTCCCAACTCTTTCTTCAGAAgaggagatagaattgaaatcTCCTCCGATGCACCAAGATCCTTTAAAGTTGTTGTTTTTGAATGCACATAACCTATCCCAAGTTCTTTTTCGAATGGCTAAATCACAAGAAGCGTATACATTCACAAAATAAATGAGTTTGCCATCCTTCTCCACACATAGACCCAAGAAGCCTTCCCCTCTAAAGCTGAAATTTAGGGTGAAGAAGTCCTTTCTCCACATCGTAAGAATGCCTCCTGACGCCCCGATGGCATCCAAATACGACCACTCAACATGAACATCTCCCCACATATCTTTTACTACATTAAAATCTATGCCACTTaactttgtttcttgaataaagCAAATATCTACATCCCCTTTTTGAATGTGGTAACCGACTCTTTTCCTCTTGGCTCGGCTACCTCCACCTCTCAAGTTTAGGGAAAAAATAATCATGGAGGTGCATGATTATTGGTCTCCGTCGTCACCAACTTCCCTTTGTGGTCCCTGGATTCCATTTCCTTCAGTTTTGCTATAGGATCAAAATTGTCAGAAATGTTCTTGATGCCCAACTTAACCATTGAATTCCATAACCAGCCGCCTTGTTCAGCACTCCATTAGATAGTCTCTTATTACAGTTTGTGATATCAGCACTAGAGATTGAATCGCAAGAAAAGGGAAGGCCTCCTGATAAGTAATTCGACTTTGCGAAACGCTTGTTCTGCTTGGGTGGAGGAGAAGCTCCCTTCAGAGTCGATTCCATCTCATCCTGTAGTCGAGTCTCTACTGGATAAATGAAGTCTTCTGTTGGTTCCCCAAGATCCAACACCTCTCTTATCTTTCTCCTAGCTTTTTTTGAATTCTTCACCTTTTGACAATGATCATCGAAACAAAGATTCTGGTTCCCATTATTACTCActtccttcttctttttagtTTTGATCGCTTTCTTCATTGGAACAATAATTCTTTTTGTGACTTTCGTTCTGTTATATGAAATATGCTTCTTCCCGAAAATGCATGCTCCATGTTCCTCCTTAGACATATTAACGTCCCATCTCTCCTTGGCTCACATTATTATCATGGTGTAAGGTAATGCGTCATGCCAACAATCGTTGTAGGGTACTCCATGTCTCGCCGCATCTTCGTCATTTGCATAAAACACGTGAATGAATcgcattattaatatatattatgcaTATGCCACAAGAAATTAATATATAGAGACAAATGTAGTAACCTGAACCCCATCAATGACAGGTAAATACCTATCAAGGAGAATTGAGTCATAGACTTCCTCAacacaaattatttaaattatttttatagcttCTTGGCTAGTTTTCACTGAACGAGTTTCCACACCAAGTCTATTCAACATAACTTCATGAACCTTTCCAATGTGGTCATCATGGTGAACATCAAGTGCTCTTATTATTCTTCGATGGGGGCTTGGTGAAAGATCATCATCTTCTCTATCTTCACTATCAGATAACATTATTTGCTTACCTTTGTGATCACCTATACTGACCATCTTTCTACACAATTGATGATATATCAATTCAATTAACTATATTAATTATCACTTCAATCTGTtacatatataaaaagaaaatcattATTTCCTTTTTTATACAAGAAAGATGTCTAATTTAAAATAGCACAATttcataatattttgaaattgcaCTAACCTTGCTCAAAGAGGGATGAATGCATGGCTGtgtaaagaaataaaagaatgcgaGTTATTCACGATAAAGATGCTTCACTTGATAAAGCTATATATGTAATAATTAGAAGAACTCAAGATGAAGTTTGTAGTAGCATTTGCCTTGTGGAGAAGTCTTGATTATGTGTGAGTGAGTGAGTGAAGAAACAAAGTAACTGTGTGttgaatgaatatgatgaatGCTGAGACTGTAATTGTAAGAATTCTTAAGCCATGATATCTAAATATATATGAATGATAATGAATATGAAAAGGAAGCAAAAAAAGTTAGTTAGTTAGAAAGTTTGTTTGGATTCTGTTGAACCAATTAACTGCCAAACTaactcatgttttgtttgttACTGATATATTGAAACTGATTGTGAATCACCTACTCTCTGGGGCTTTTCTTGACTATGAATTATATTAtgtttacaacaacaaaaaaatcaattagaatttaattaaaaaaactggcTATAAATCCTCATGAACAATTTTCAcacaattaaaatttataattccaCATGATTACAAATGATAAAGCAAATTAAACTGATAGTATTAAACAATGTTGAACCATAGTATTTTCTATTCAATGTAGAGTACTGCACAGGCTCTCTACAACAATTATTTACAATGGTACACTTTACGTCTTGATAAACATGACAAAAAACCAACACAAAAGCCACTGTGATTCCAACTACAGCTGCAGCTATTCACACAAAATCATGCTTGAAACCATAGTAACTTTCCAAAAAGTCTTCTACAGAAACACTTCTCCCATTGAATTCATTAGCAAGAGAAGAATACATTCCTGCAGAATTTTCCTTATAGAAGACCACTCTTTCAATACCCACTACTCTTTGAAGCAATGCAGTAAAACATGCTCCCAAAAAAGAGGGAGGCAACAGTTGTGACGAGAAACCTTAATCCCTTGTATTGTAGATTCCGCTAGTAAGACCAATGTTGTTTCCATAAGAAAGCTTTGCATTGAGTACTTTGAAGGAAAATGAATGTCCACAGAACCAGGAGCTGGACTGCTCAGTTCTACAGTAAGAGCTTTGTTTCTCCTAAACCAGATGTCACAAGAATCATTTCACACAAGATATATTTAGGAGAATTATACATGGCACCCTCCAAATTATACATGTCACCTCCATATTTTACGTTATTTTTAAAATGCCCCTGACACTATTTACTCATaatttttaccatttttttaaaaaaattactttggcaaaaatcatcaaaaagcaaatttCCGGCACCCTTTTTTGGCCGATACCGAAAATTCTTAGTTTTTTTTGTGCAAAATTTCGATATCCGTAACCGGAAATATTTCCGGTGCGATTTATAAAACATTACGCCGTCTcggaaatttcataaattttcGGTAGAAAATCAATACCCAAAATTCCAAATTTTCGGTGTGTGTCGGAAATTTCTTTAGAACCTAAAATTTCTGGTATGGCAGATGAAGTTTTATATCTTTGTGGTCCTGAACTGGCAGCTTCAGCTTCTTCTACGAATTCATGTACTGATCTTACCTAGTACTTACACATACGGTACGTTTACTGGACTTCATACacaatttctttttttgtttttataaattgatgAAGTTATCTAATTATACGTTTTTGTGATTGTCAGATTTTTGAATCACGAGATAAGGTTCTAGAATGGGCGCGTTCaattaaaaattgaatgagttatggtctTGGGAAGTTGGACTAAATTCACTTGAATCCATAAAATGACCTATAATATTTCTCCATCTTTGGTGACTTTTTGTGCATAATTAGCTCTTGACTTGTAAGGAGAAGTTGTTAAGGATGTCGAAGAGAGTCATGTAATAAGTCTTGTAAGTAGGTATATGTCGCATCTTGGAAAGACTCATTTGCAAGCATTGGAGTGGATTATTAGATACATGAATGGATCTCTAAACATAGTCCTAATTTTTTAACATGAGATCATTTAGAATTTAAAAATCACCGACAATAAAACGTCAATAATATTAAGATATAATCGAAATTGGGATCATGAGTTTGTGTTTCACACGCATTCGACGATGAGTAGAGGCATTGACTTAAGGCAATATGTCACGTTACGCACATGTATTCTCATCAATTTTTTAACAATATATTTATAGACCAAAAAATAACAGTGTCATTTTGTAgtgttttttattgaaaaatcttACACTAAATAACAAGCATTGGACTTGGATTTAGGATCATAGCAATCAAagtgaagaaagagaaaaaatggCAGAAGAAGGAGAAGTGATAGGTGTTCACAGCGTGGAGGATTGGAAGAAACATATGGAGAAAGGAAATAACTCCAACAATCTGGTTAGTTTGTTTTTATCCTCAAACTATCTCTTTCATTTCTTCTAAACAAGTTCAAAGtactgaaataaaattatattgacAGATTGTTGTTGATTTTACTGCTTCTTGGTGTGGTCCATGCCGATTCATTGCACCAATTTTGGCAGAGCTTGCTAAAAAGATGCTACATGTCACCTTCCTTAAGGTTGATGTGGATGAATTGAATGTGAGCAATATCTAAATCTACCACATAATATTGttattgttttaaaattaaatctaTTAGTGTTTATTTTCTTTACCTAAGAATCCTACAACTAATTACTTTGATTTCTTCAGACTGTTTCTCAGGAGTGGGGAGTTGAAGCTATGCCAACATTCTTGTTCTTGAAAAAAGGAAAGTTAGTGGACAAGCTTGTGGGTGCTAACAAGGATGAGCTGCAACTGAAAATAGTCAAGTATGGAGGAGAAAAATATAGCCGTCTTTGAGGGTGTGTAAGACGAACTACTACATAGAACATAAAGTTTGACACGTTTAAACTGTTGATAAAAAGGGTCTCGCAAAATAGTTATCGCAATTAAACCAAGcaaatatatgatttttatttgatttgccACATTTAAATTGTGGTTAACCTACACACTTTTCCTGGAGAAAAATGTTGTAAGTTTTATATAAtatgaacaattttttttttaaatttcgagTCAATttgcatttttctatttttaagttTGTTTGTCTATTTTCATTATGGTTTAGAATTTAGAAATTGTTCCTGAAGAACAATGTGATGACTTCTTTATAGTGCTGGGAGAAGCTACAATATATCTAAGGTTTTGCGTATTTGGGATTGCTTGCTTCTACTGTTCCTAGGCTACCTTCTTTATAATGTTGGGCTTGATATGGAATTATCTTGTATTCATGGTTATTCATTGTCCCGGTTTCTTTCTCATGTGGATATCATGAAGGGCATTGATCACATTTAATAAGGGTGTCTCATGGTTTTCAAGGGCGGTTTGATAGGAGGCGGGGTGTCTGGGTAATTCAGGATGTACGTCCAGAAGTATATAAGCCCCCCAAGCGTGAGGCCTGGTAAGGGCGAAGCACTTTAAGTCACTTGAAGATTTAGGACTCTACTCCGAGATATGCATCCCCCTGTTGGATCTTCAAGTAAGCGATCTTGGGTAAGGAAGTCCAGTATGAGTACTGTTCAATTTTTCCCTGCCTCaattatgtaacacccttctaaaccccgcggaaaacttttcaaaaatcagagtaaaacatgagaaagggcattacaactccaataaaataaataaacattcatgtcatgccatataaggaacgataaaccaaaattattcaggtagcatgttaacacagcggaatattcttaacaactgaataatcaaacaaccggagtcatagactcataattcaaccataaaccataaacaaacagaagtttatcaaacaactctaaaataacgttctcggtgttacacgaccagagcatgacacagacccaactgactctaacgaactacttgacgagctaatcctcaccaagtacacaagctactcctcaatctgaaaaataacaacagtaagggtgagtttcattcgcattagcaaatgttataggaatataaacaatacaacttcatccatacatcaatcacccaaatcaattatattcagatagcatagcaacatttatcaaatacagtcattcataccaaaatacacacaaattgcaacattggacaacttccattcatgttacaattatacacaacaacctaatgcaatgcaactaaatgcatgtggtaccaatcatgggataacccatctcaccgatccaccaccataaagattcggctacttctctcactaattccacacaatgggaattagctaccgctgtcccaccaccataagggatacagcccacaacatgattatgaaatgcatgcatcaaccacgacatgctcatcattaacatccaccgacaattcataatcatttatgtCACAACATACAAGTATAATAATATCACAtccatttgatattcaccacagCATAATACATTTAGCACCACAAATATATTATCATTTCATCAATCATGATGGCTAGAAACACCACATAGCATGTTCATACCATTATTCAACTATCACCAAACAAAATCCACAAAACCAACGAagtgatttttaaattataatcccctaatatacatcataaaatagggcattaattcatctaccaggtactcgaaacggcgtacaaaaaggattaacggtttaaaagttacggatatttaaaataagtatttttccaaaaagcttcagtggtaaccggttacctaaatgatgtaaccggttacatcactgacagtaacttttattttttaatttcgcccagtggtaaccggttacctaaatgatgtaaccggttacatcatcgcgAAATGCAGTTCTTCGCCTGTCTAagaccatgtaatcggttacttccctcatgtaaccggttacattactgatatagcagaaaaatcacTTCTTTGCAGCACTGTTTTCATTCCAAGTGCGAACCCAATCATTTCAACACGTCCAAAATCTCATCACAGCACAAAATACACATTTATACATGTTTCTAACAGGTATTAACATCAGtaatcaacatcaaacatcattcacaaccacacaattgcatcatacatcataatttGAACCTAAAGTTCTACAAACCCCAAAATCCCAaacaccgacatataatccaattcggaatcctaacatacgaaatcgatcgaatcattcataatacccataatagaggttaatgagaagaattcccccttacctcgatgtcgaattcttggatgctttTTCTCTTCGCACtcgctcttctcccaatttcacgttcaactcttctgctcccttttggttctcttttcacaaaatactcctcttttctattttatgaaaatataacttaattttagaaaagggctttgcaactgatacaccccccaactgctacttacaacactggcccattagccttatttcatccatattctcaaataattccatttaattctaatatttaataaaaaaattaattaaattaaataaagaattttatggggtgttacaaccctcccccactagaaaagttttcgtcctcgaaaacataccttaggcaaagagttccgggtaggagtccttcatctggctctccaattcccatgtaacatttccaccggctggtcctccccaagctactctgaccaacgctatctccttgccacgcaattgtttcaccttccgatcctcaatcctcataggcaaagcttcaactgtcagattatcctttacctgtacatcatccacttggataacatgtgacggatcagcaatgtatttcctcaactgcgacacatggaatacatcatgcagattcgcaagtgtcggtggtaacgcaatgcgatacgccacctctcccactctttctgaaatctgaaacggaccaataaaacgcggagtcaacttccttgactttagagctcgtccgataccagtcataggtgtaaccctcataaacacgtgatctccttcttgaaactcaagtgttctccgtctcttgtcatgataactcttctgacgactctgagaagccttcattttctcctgaatcatcttaatcttttctgtcgtttcttgaacaatctctggtccaatcaccgcactttcgccagattcataccaacataaaggcgtcctacatctccgaccatacaaagcttcaaacggagccataccaatgctcgagtgaaaactattattgtaggtaaattcgatcaagggtagataactatcccaagtaccacctctttccaacacacaagcacgcaataaatcttctagcgattgaatagttctttccgtctgtccatccgtctgcggatgataagcagaactcagtctcagcttagtacccaaggccttctgcaacccttcccaaaatttggatgtaaaccttggatctctatctgacacgatactcgaaggaataccatgtaaactcactatcttctcgatgtacaattgagccagcttctccattgggtaatccatcctcattggtataaagtgagcagacttagtcaacctatccactatgacccaaatggcttcatagttcttcaccgttctcggcaatccagaaacaaaatccatagatatactatcccacttccattccggaataaataacggttgcatagctccatatggtttttgatgctcaaccttcgacttctgacaagttaaacaagcatagacaaattcagctatttccttcttcattccaggccaccaaaacagcttcttcaaatcatgatacatcttggtcgcaccaggatgtatactcaatccactacgatgtccttcttcgagaatactcttcctcaattcaaaaacgttaggaacacaaacacgattaccaaaccttataataccattctcgtcgattccgaattcacctcccttgccttggttaattagagtcaatttatccactaactctacatcaactttctgaccctctcgaatctcttccagaatgccactagtcaacttcagcatgcccaacttaacactgacaggagtgtcttcgcatactaaactcaaatctctgaattgttcaattaaatccaattctctcgccataagcatagacatatgcaaggacttcctactcaaagcatcggcaaccatgtttgctttacccggatggtaattcagcccaaaatcataatccttgaggaactctaaccatctcatttgcctcatattcagctctttttgatcaaatagatacttcaggcttttgtggtcactaaacacttcaaacctcgaaccatacagatagtgtctccacaatttcaacataaataccactgctgccaactctaagtcatgagtcggatagtttctctcatgtaccttgagttgcctcgacgcataagcgactacctgttgattctgcattagtacacctcctaatcccaacaatgaagcatcacaatatacaacaaaagattccgccggattcggcaaaatcaagatcggcgcactagtcaatctccttttcaattcttggaatccttcttcacatttcgaatcccagatgaatgcttgacccttcctagtcaacttagttaacggtaacgctaacttcgagaaaccttcaatgaaatttctatagtaacccgcaagaccaaggaaactacggatttcggaaactgacttcggagcttcccattgagacactgcttctactttcgttgggtcgacgacaataccatctttagaaattacatgcccaagaaagcttacttcacttagccagaactcaaactttgacagtttcgcatacagtttcttttccttcagtagttctaataccactctcagatgctctgcatgttcgtcttcactcttagaatatattagaatatcatcgataaataccaccacaaactgatccaggtaaggatggaagatcctattcatatactccatgaaaacccccggcgcattagttactccaaatggcatcactgtatattcgtaatgaccataccttgttctaaacgccgtcttctgaatatcgtccgttttcacccgaatctgatgatatcccgacctcaagtcaatttttctaaacacactcgcaccaaccagttgatccattaaatcatcaatcctcggtaatggataccgattc
This window of the Vicia villosa cultivar HV-30 ecotype Madison, WI unplaced genomic scaffold, Vvil1.0 ctg.000029F_1_1_1, whole genome shotgun sequence genome carries:
- the LOC131622317 gene encoding thioredoxin H-type-like → MAEEGEVIGVHSVEDWKKHMEKGNNSNNLIVVDFTASWCGPCRFIAPILAELAKKMLHVTFLKVDVDELNTVSQEWGVEAMPTFLFLKKGKLVDKLVGANKDELQLKIVKYGGEKYSRL